The following is a genomic window from Fusarium oxysporum Fo47 chromosome IV, complete sequence.
cCGCCGAGGCCTACCTCTCCAAGCCCATCAAGAACGCCGTCGTCACCGTCCCCGCTTACTTCAACGACTCTCAGCGACAGAGCACCAAGGATGCCGGTCAAATTGCCGGTCTTAACGTTCTCCGTGTCGTCAATGAGCCTACTGCCGCCGCCCTTGCCTACggtcttgagaaggaggctgaCCGCGTTGTCGCTGTTTACgatcttggtggtggtaCCTTCGATATCTCTATCCTCGAGATCCAGAACGGTGTCTTCGAGGTCAAGTCCACCAACGGTGACACCCACCTTGGTGGTGAGGATTTCGATATCCACCTCGTCCGCCACCTTGTCCAGGACTTCAAGAAGACCTCTGGCATTGACCTGTCTGGTGACCGCATGGCTATCCAGCGTATCCGTGAGGCCgctgagaaggccaagatcgagctctcttcttccctctctaCCGATATCAACCTTCCTTTCATCACTGCCGACTCCTCTGGTCCCAAGCacatcaacatgaagctcAGCCGAGCTcagcttgagaagatggtTGACCCTCTCATCACCCGCACCATCGAGCCCGTCCGCAAGGCCCTCAAGGATGCTGGCCTCTCCGCTAAGGAGATCCAGGAGGTCATCCTCGTTGGTGGTATGACCCGTATGCCCAAGGTTGCTGAGTCCGTCAAGAGCATTTTCGGCCGCGACCCTGCCAAGTCCGTCAACCCCGATGAGGCTGTTGCCATTGGTGCTGCTATTCAGGGTGCTGTCCTTTCTGGTGAGGTCAaggatctcctcctcctcgatgTTACACCTCTGTCCCTCGGTATTGAGACCCTCGGTGGTGTCTTCACCCGTCTGATCAACCGAAACACCACTATCCCCACCAAGAAGTCCCAGGTCTTCTCCACCGCAGCCGACTTCCAGACTGCCGTCGAGATCAAGGTCTACCAGGGTGAGCGTGAGCTCGTCAAGGATAACAAGCTTCTCGGAAACTTCCAGCTTGTTGGTATCCCCCCTGCCCACCGTGGTGTCCCTCAGGTCGAGGTTACCTTCGACATTGATGCTGACTCCATCGTCCACGTCCACGCCAAGGACAAGTCCACCAACAAGGATCAGTCCATCACCATTGCTTCCGGTTCCGGTCTCTCTGAGAGCGAGATTGAGCAGATGGTTGAGGACTCCGAGAAGTACGCTGAGGCCGACAAGGAGCGCAAGGGTGCTATCGAGGCTGCCAATCGTGCTGACAGCGTCCTGAACGATACCGAGCGTGCTCTTAACGAGTATGCTgacaagctcgacaagaCTGAGGCCGACtccatcaaggagaagatcaCCACTCTCCGTGAGTTCGTCGCCAAAAACCTCTCTGGTGAAGGCACCGCCACCGccgctgagatcaaggagaagaccGATGAGCTCCAGGTTGCCAGCTTGAACCTCTTCGACAAGATGCACAAGGCCCGCAACGAGAGCAGCGGCGAGcagtcttcctcttctgagcaGTCTCAGGAGggtgagaagaaggatgagaacaagCCTTAAGAGTCTTGATTCTGTGTTATAAAAACTTGTTACAATatctgaggatgagagaTCTGTGCGGCTCAGATCTCTCACCTGTCCTGTATTTCACTGTATTCATATCCCGCCTAGCCACTTTTACACTTTTTACCCATATCATGTTTCAGGGTTGGCGGATCTGGCGTTGGAGCTTTAAAACCTCTATTGAGAGAGATCTTTGGTTGTTTTTTTGAGATGATGTCACGGAATGGGGGATCATGTTGTATATCTGTATCATGACTTGCCTATAGGTAGACTAATCACACATCCCCCCTCAAAACATGTTTACCTTCATGGTACTCAATATGACTTGATGTTTTATGTACGCATGTTCCTTTGCTCATGATTATGATTGTGTTAAATATGTTGATATTCAATGAAAGATTGATGATCGTGATATATCATGACATCCATCCCCAAGCAGTATTAAGTCTGTTTACACCGTGCCAGTGAATCGTTTTCGCCTTCTTCTGTCCCTCTTTACCCCCCACACTCTCTAGTGGACTCCCTCCGTTTAACTCCATCATCGAACGCGCAGGCTTTAACCTTGATGCATGTGGTGCTGGCAACAGGAAAGTATCGTATAAAGACCCACGCTCATTAGGATTCTGGAGCGGTACTCGTTCACCTCGGAAAGCAGTATCCGCAAACAGAAGCTGTCGAGATTCGATCTCGACCTCAGAGACTGGTCTCGCCTTTTGTTCgtttgttttctttttgctccttctgctgcttctgctgcttccgcctgatgacgatggtgttggtgagGGCGGGGGATatgtggtgttgagaaacCAGCCGCGGCGTTGGGAAAGGCGACGCTCAAGGAGTTGCCGGAGGATTGATACGAAGAGAGATACGACGGCGAGAACGATTATTATGGCGATGATTGTCGCTGGATAAGGATGTATCGAGGTGTGCTTGGGATGCCAGCCTCGCGATGGTGTTTCCAACGCTGGGTGTTGGTCCATCATGCGCAGGTTTTAATAGTTAATGAGAGTGAGTacaaaaaaaagaaagaacaAAGACAACAGAATGTGAGCCTGAGTGAAAAATGAATGTGAGGCTAACAAAAATCAGAGAGCTTGGACCGCTTGGTGTAGAGGCCCAACAAGCATCTTGCGATCACGATTGAAGGTGAAGCGCAGTTGAAGTTGAAAACGGGAAAATGAAAGTATCACTACGAGTATCACGAGATTATCAACAGTAAATAAACAAGGTTCCATCAGTCACGAAGCAAGCTACGGCGAGGAAGCAAGGTCCTGTCTTGTACAGGAATGGAGTAGAATGAGACCAAGCAACCAGTCGACAACAAGGAACAGGGATGGATATATAAGACATTTCACAACGAATTCGGCCATTAATAAAAGTGGATAAGACATCTGGAAAACGTGCTAAGGAATCGACGCGACCTCAATAAATCGCTTTGCAGAATATATTTGACTATGATCTTCCGAAACCGAACCATCCTCTCTTCGCTGGAGCTGGTGATTCTGTCCTCTCAGGGGTATCCGCCTGAGAaggcgctgctgctgctgcttgttgttgctgttgctgcttAGGCACCTTGTTGGGATAATCGATGTAGTTCCATGCCACGTCAAGGAAGATAGGCTTCACAGGGATGGTGGCAAGCTTAGGGGGGAATTCGACGACGTGCGACAGATTAACGCCACCAACGGGGTACTGATGCAGACTTCCTATAAGAGGCTGCTTCACGGCATCCGAGGCGCTCAGCTCGTGGTTCTTGCGGAGGGCGTCGGCGTGAACAATAGCTCGGTGACGTTGAAGCTCGCCGTTGAGAAGAGTTTGGAGATACTCGGCATCTTCGGCGGACACGGTCAGATTGAGGGGAGCGCGGTTTGATGATCCATCAGAAGATGAGATGCTTGACTGAGACTCCTCGACAAGACCGTCTGCGTGGTTGATGAGAGCTAGAGCAGCAGCCAGATTGCTGGAGATGGCATGTGAACGAGCGATTGCCAGAGCCCTAAAGTTTTGTTAGAAAACAAGCAAAGGCTAGGTTAAGGTTGTGACTTACTTGAGAGCTTCGAAGTACTTCACGTAGGCGGCAATTTGTTCAGCCAACCCCTGATCGTTAGCCACACCAGGAAGTTCTGTGATAGACTCAATGTTCTGCAGAATACCGTCATACAGAgcaaccttctccttcagcTTAGCCAGCTTCTTGCCCGTAGGAATCTCCTTTACAGGCTTGACTGCTTCTGGGGCTGGCTTGCCCTTTCGTTTCCTCAACACATTGTACTCCTCAGGGGCACCGTCGTGTTCTCCTGTCAAAACCCTGCTGCGACCAATTCTCCAGCTGATGGTTTCGAAGTTGACGGCGGTACGTGTGATTTGCAGACTCTGCATCCTGGCATCGCCTTGTTCAACACCCTCGGccctcatctcatcaattgCCTGCTTGGtggcatcaacagcatcctGGCTGAGCATGAGAATTTCGTCATAAGCGCCAGCAAGTTCATAAGGTCCTCGTCCCTTGGGTTCAGCAAGATCCTTGGCCAATCGATCCTTCGCAGCGAGTACAGCACCCCACGCCATTGCAATTTGCGCATCTTCGATGTTGACCTCCCGAGACCTCCAAGTCAGGGTCTTAGGTGCGCCTTCAGCACTGGCGATTCCATCCTTGGCCTTTGCTTCGTCTGATTTGAGAATAGTGGGGTCGATATCGTTGATCTGCTTGACGAGGTTCGAGTCAGATTGAGGGAACGCCTTTCGAGCAATGATGGGAATCGGGACAGTTCGAGGTGTCTGAAGTTGGTAGGCGGCGTATCGGATAGACGGATCGATGGTTTCGGCGAGCAAGTCCTTGTATAAATCGCCATTGGTTCCAGTTGCAAGCGCACTGTAGATGACACGTGCCGTGGCATAGTTGCGCAAACTTGGTTCCCAGCTCTGCTTTTCGAATGCAGCGGTACCACGGATAAGAGAAGCGTATGCGGTTGCCTCGAGGATATCGGTTTGGGAAGCGCCGGATACGTCGGTCTGAGAGAGGGCTTCGACAAGCTCGTCGGCAGCACGGGTGGCCTTGGTGAGACGGGAGGCAATATGCGATCGAGTTCGGCCCGTGATTCCCTTGGTATCGCTCGTATGACCGGACTTCATGCTCATGGTCTGAGCCCACGCTCGCTCGCTTGtaagaagaagtagatgGACATATCTGGTTTCATGTCAGGCTAGTTTTTGGATTTCGAGTCTCAGAATGTGCCTACTCATGGTTCTCTGCGATCTTTTCTGCGGTGACCTTGTCATGGTCGTGAAACTTTCCGCGATTCTTAGTCGCAatgttgagcttcttgcgGCAGCTTAGCAGCTTCTTGGACAAGCTCTTGTGATAAGTCGAGTAATCGCCGTAGAGGAGAGCCTGGTCGCGGCCTTGGACGACGAATTTGGTGATATCCATGGCTGCTGATGACGAGGGCGACTTGGCGACCCTGGTTTGTTACCGACAAGTGCAATTAACGGTGCAAGAGAGAGGCCCTTTAGATTCGTTGCGAAGGCCTTTGGAGTGAGGTTGATTAATGGCTGATGAGGCTTTGCCCGACGTGGAGGTTCAGCGGGGGATCCAACAGAATGGCGGGGCACTTTCACTTTGCTCATCCACAAAAATTTCATGGTCAAGTTAGTTAATTGAGGTGCAGCAAATTGTTAGTGGCGGCGCAGTCGATATACATCATTTGGGGGAGCATTCCTCGATTTTATTCACTGACTCTATTATAAGTGCTATTTCAACCTCAATTCTCTATCAAAACGGAGAAATAAGAATCCAATACAGGCAAGGCTGGTTATTTTTTCAAAACAACAGATCAGCTAGTTCAACAGTGGGAGAATCTTGATAATCCTATCATAATTCCGCATACTATCTATGCCTTATTGTAATGATCAAATAGACCATTTTAGTTCCAAGAAATCTCCGGTAGACAGTCGTGAAATTATTTATTCGGTCAGTATCATGAATGTCGATCCATCACTGATGATGGCGGGGAACACGGATATAGGTTGTTATGGAGAGTAAGCAATGGCTTGTGTTTGGGCCTCTTTCACATGATTAAACGTAT
Proteins encoded in this region:
- a CDS encoding heat shock protein 70 family, giving the protein MLASRLSRALPRASPLAARSAAFTRSPLAAKFARYESTESEGKVQGAVIGIDLGTTNSAVAIMEGKVPRIIENSEGARTTPSVVAFAEDGERLVGVAAKRQAVVNPENTLFATKRLIGRKFKDAEVQRDIKEVPYKIVQHTNGDAWVAARGQNYSPSQIGGFVLNKMKETAEAYLSKPIKNAVVTVPAYFNDSQRQSTKDAGQIAGLNVLRVVNEPTAAALAYGLEKEADRVVAVYDLGGGTFDISILEIQNGVFEVKSTNGDTHLGGEDFDIHLVRHLVQDFKKTSGIDLSGDRMAIQRIREAAEKAKIELSSSLSTDINLPFITADSSGPKHINMKLSRAQLEKMVDPLITRTIEPVRKALKDAGLSAKEIQEVILVGGMTRMPKVAESVKSIFGRDPAKSVNPDEAVAIGAAIQGAVLSGEVKDLLLLDVTPLSLGIETLGGVFTRLINRNTTIPTKKSQVFSTAADFQTAVEIKVYQGERELVKDNKLLGNFQLVGIPPAHRGVPQVEVTFDIDADSIVHVHAKDKSTNKDQSITIASGSGLSESEIEQMVEDSEKYAEADKERKGAIEAANRADSVLNDTERALNEYADKLDKTEADSIKEKITTLREFVAKNLSGEGTATAAEIKEKTDELQVASLNLFDKMHKARNESSGEQSSSSEQSQEGEKKDENKP